One Streptomyces sp. NBC_01237 genomic region harbors:
- a CDS encoding aryl-sulfate sulfotransferase: MPLVDQNQRRRRGTGLIALDEEASSGGYTLFAPLTGSGEVYLIDLRGEVVHQWNLPYRPGRHARILPNGNLAYSGVLPDEPALFPMWHKYRGGIMQEITPDGTVVREHRDRYQHHDAYHYGDGRLLYSALEPLTGAAADSVRGGVTGSEPDGTVWADTIVEVDAEGRTVWEWKVSEHLDREEFPLHPDYSREHYPLINSVLPTSDGNILASFRSVSAVVVISRETGEIIWRSEPGTVSQQHCPTELENGNFLVFDNGVFRPRWDVPFSRVIEIERASGTIVWEYHDPARESFFAPFMGSAQRLPNGNTLVTDSPAGRLFEVTPDGYLCWEYIVPFFGGYQEEEVRKLFPSEPNAVFRSYRYSAQELPWLDVPKG; this comes from the coding sequence ATGCCCCTCGTGGACCAGAATCAGCGTCGGCGCCGCGGTACCGGGCTCATAGCCCTGGACGAAGAGGCCAGCTCCGGCGGCTACACCCTGTTCGCCCCGCTGACCGGCAGCGGCGAGGTCTACCTCATCGACCTGCGCGGCGAGGTGGTCCACCAGTGGAACCTCCCCTACCGTCCGGGGCGGCACGCCCGGATCCTGCCCAACGGCAACCTCGCCTACAGCGGGGTCCTGCCCGACGAGCCGGCGCTCTTCCCGATGTGGCACAAGTACCGCGGCGGGATCATGCAGGAGATCACCCCGGACGGCACCGTGGTCCGCGAGCACCGTGACCGCTACCAGCACCACGACGCGTACCACTACGGCGACGGCCGGCTCCTGTACAGCGCCCTGGAACCGCTGACCGGTGCGGCGGCCGACTCCGTACGGGGCGGCGTGACCGGCTCCGAACCGGACGGCACGGTGTGGGCGGACACCATCGTCGAGGTGGACGCCGAGGGCCGCACGGTGTGGGAGTGGAAGGTCTCCGAGCACCTGGACCGCGAAGAGTTCCCGCTGCACCCGGACTACTCCCGCGAGCACTACCCGCTGATCAACAGCGTGCTGCCGACCAGCGACGGCAACATCCTGGCCAGCTTCCGCTCCGTCTCGGCCGTCGTGGTCATCAGCCGGGAGACCGGCGAGATCATCTGGCGCAGCGAGCCCGGAACCGTATCGCAGCAGCACTGCCCGACGGAGCTGGAGAACGGCAACTTCCTGGTCTTCGACAACGGCGTCTTCCGGCCCCGGTGGGACGTGCCGTTCAGCCGGGTCATCGAGATCGAGCGGGCCAGTGGCACCATTGTCTGGGAGTACCACGACCCGGCGCGCGAGTCGTTCTTCGCCCCGTTCATGGGCAGTGCCCAGCGCCTGCCCAACGGCAACACGCTCGTGACGGACTCCCCCGCGGGCCGCCTCTTCGAGGTGACCCCGGACGGCTATCTGTGCTGGGAGTACATCGTGCCGTTCTTCGGCGGCTACCAGGAAGAAGAAGTGCGCAAGCTGTTCCCCTCCGAGCCCAACGCCGTGTTCCGCTCCTACCGCTACTCGGCCCAGGAGCTCCCCTGGCTCGACGTCCCGAAGGGCTGA
- a CDS encoding helix-turn-helix domain-containing protein yields the protein MSEADTPQVGPGIRRRRRALELTLAEVARRAGLSVPFLSQIENGRSRPSMASLQRIADALDTTAVQLLSTAEAPRPVDVVRGASASVREAGAEGEADGRMRPLVRGHQRLHALEFTGAHDWGREFRHRNDEILYVADGAAEVEADGNFYRLERGDTLYCAGGLVHRWRPIAPDTRVLVVGIADHVQATDEQGG from the coding sequence ATGAGCGAGGCGGACACCCCACAGGTCGGCCCCGGAATCCGCCGACGGCGCCGTGCCCTGGAGCTGACCCTCGCGGAGGTCGCCCGGCGGGCCGGACTGTCGGTGCCCTTCCTCAGCCAGATCGAGAACGGCCGCTCCCGGCCGAGCATGGCTTCCCTGCAGCGGATCGCCGACGCTCTCGACACCACGGCGGTACAGCTGCTGTCGACGGCGGAGGCGCCGCGCCCCGTCGACGTCGTGCGCGGCGCCTCCGCCTCGGTGCGGGAGGCGGGTGCCGAGGGCGAGGCCGACGGCCGGATGCGCCCGCTCGTCCGGGGGCATCAGCGCCTGCACGCGCTGGAGTTCACCGGCGCCCACGACTGGGGCCGCGAGTTCCGGCACCGTAACGACGAGATCCTGTACGTCGCCGACGGTGCCGCGGAGGTCGAGGCGGACGGCAACTTCTACCGGCTGGAACGGGGCGACACGCTCTACTGCGCGGGCGGCCTCGTCCACCGGTGGCGGCCCATCGCCCCGGACACCCGGGTCCTCGTCGTCGGCATCGCCGACCATGTCCAGGCGACCGATGAACAGGGCGGCTGA
- a CDS encoding FUSC family protein: MSDTPVRSRQPSVRRLPLAGALRLARPSDTWFKPALSVVVASAVPNLLLFAVDRLDLVMYTMAGSLCALYGHSLPYARRAGTVARVVLGMLAGLAISLLTASLTGSTAVLIAVAALLAAAQKTLCDATRIGPPGHVIFTFVTSAALFAPQHLGQIPGHLALTLAAGAVSWLVSVGPALIRREGPERRATARALDAAAACAADPGPRTRHAAAAAVHMAWQSLLTTGRPTPVRQALERLVVHAEAALAGSGLTGGTGAAPPERLRAWAAATRARGPVPTPPTAPGTADELFGIEAERAELRRAGSRRDARRTLLRALAPGSPLLPVAARTLIGCALAGYLCAALGVGRPYWAIVTAASLYQANVTLSWNRTLQRTLGNLLGVLVFAAVLPLTRTGPLALIACVLFFSFAAEALITRNYWLGSVAVTPMALLVLEFGGTHPAGELIGDRVLDTLVGASVGFLAAMLVTNRRAAGRVEKALAATGTARAHAVRALADPASGPASLDRARRRLTGSLVELREAGDTAAGEWWQRALPEQELLAAERAGHRTLAATAQRRGLIALAPENGAV; encoded by the coding sequence GTGAGTGATACACCTGTGCGATCCCGGCAGCCCTCCGTCCGCAGACTCCCGCTGGCCGGTGCGCTCCGCCTCGCCCGCCCCTCGGACACCTGGTTCAAGCCGGCGCTGAGCGTCGTCGTCGCCTCCGCCGTACCGAACCTGCTGCTCTTCGCCGTCGACCGGCTGGACCTCGTGATGTACACGATGGCCGGTTCGCTGTGCGCGCTGTACGGCCACAGCCTGCCGTACGCCCGGCGTGCCGGAACCGTGGCGCGCGTCGTGCTCGGCATGCTCGCCGGCCTCGCGATATCGCTGCTCACCGCCTCGCTCACCGGCTCGACCGCCGTCCTGATCGCGGTCGCCGCACTCCTGGCCGCTGCCCAGAAGACGCTCTGCGACGCGACCCGGATCGGCCCGCCCGGCCATGTCATCTTCACCTTCGTCACCTCCGCCGCGCTGTTCGCACCGCAGCACCTCGGACAGATCCCCGGTCACCTCGCCCTGACCCTGGCCGCGGGTGCCGTCTCCTGGCTGGTCTCCGTCGGACCCGCGCTGATCCGCCGCGAGGGCCCCGAGCGCCGGGCCACCGCCCGTGCGCTCGACGCGGCGGCGGCCTGTGCCGCCGACCCCGGCCCCCGTACCCGGCACGCCGCGGCCGCCGCCGTGCACATGGCCTGGCAGTCCCTGCTCACCACGGGCCGCCCCACCCCCGTACGACAGGCCCTGGAGCGGCTCGTCGTGCACGCCGAAGCGGCCCTCGCCGGCTCGGGACTCACCGGCGGCACCGGCGCCGCCCCGCCCGAGCGGCTGCGCGCCTGGGCCGCCGCGACCCGCGCCCGCGGCCCGGTCCCCACCCCGCCGACCGCCCCCGGCACCGCGGACGAACTCTTCGGGATCGAGGCGGAACGGGCCGAGCTGCGGCGCGCCGGCAGCCGCCGGGACGCCCGTCGCACCCTGCTGCGCGCCCTCGCCCCCGGCTCCCCGCTGCTGCCCGTCGCCGCCCGTACGCTGATCGGCTGCGCGCTCGCCGGATATCTCTGCGCCGCCCTCGGCGTCGGACGCCCCTACTGGGCGATCGTCACCGCCGCCTCCCTCTACCAGGCCAATGTCACCCTGTCCTGGAACCGGACCCTCCAGCGCACCCTCGGCAACCTCCTCGGCGTACTGGTCTTCGCCGCGGTCCTCCCCCTCACCCGGACCGGTCCGCTCGCCCTCATCGCCTGTGTCCTGTTCTTCAGCTTCGCCGCGGAAGCCCTGATCACCCGCAACTACTGGCTCGGCTCCGTCGCCGTCACCCCGATGGCCCTGCTGGTCCTGGAGTTCGGCGGCACCCACCCGGCCGGAGAACTCATCGGCGACCGGGTACTGGACACCCTCGTCGGCGCCTCCGTGGGCTTCCTCGCCGCGATGCTCGTCACCAACCGACGGGCCGCCGGGCGCGTCGAGAAGGCTCTCGCCGCCACCGGCACCGCCCGCGCCCACGCCGTACGCGCCCTCGCCGACCCCGCTTCCGGCCCCGCCTCCCTGGACCGGGCGCGCCGCCGCCTGACCGGGTCACTCGTCGAACTCCGCGAGGCCGGGGACACCGCGGCCGGCGAGTGGTGGCAGCGCGCGCTGCCCGAGCAGGAGCTCCTCGCGGCCGAGCGGGCCGGACACCGTACGCTCGCCGCGACAGCACAACGGCGGGGGCTGATCGCCCTCGCCCCGGAGAACGGAGCGGTGTGA
- a CDS encoding MarR family winged helix-turn-helix transcriptional regulator, which produces MTDDIVASVVRQWQAVNPELDTGPMEVIGRINRCAALLQQAEDAPLRAAGLTRAEFDLLGAVRRNDRELTPGELARETFSSGAAVTKRLRALQERGLIDRRGDDRDRRVAHVRLTEEGLGLVDRLLPEQLAYERAVLSGLDDRTRGLLSTQLGELLVQLEGRIGGARR; this is translated from the coding sequence GTGACCGACGACATCGTTGCCTCGGTGGTACGGCAGTGGCAGGCCGTCAACCCCGAGCTCGACACCGGACCGATGGAAGTCATCGGCCGCATCAACCGCTGCGCCGCGCTCCTCCAGCAGGCGGAGGACGCCCCGCTGCGCGCCGCCGGACTGACCCGCGCCGAGTTCGACCTGCTCGGAGCCGTACGCCGCAACGACCGGGAGTTGACCCCCGGTGAACTGGCCCGTGAGACCTTCTCCTCCGGCGCCGCCGTCACCAAACGGCTCCGGGCCCTCCAGGAGCGCGGACTCATCGACCGCCGGGGCGACGACCGCGACCGCAGGGTCGCCCATGTCCGTCTCACCGAGGAGGGCCTCGGTCTGGTCGACCGGCTGCTGCCCGAGCAGCTCGCGTACGAACGCGCGGTGCTCTCCGGCCTCGACGACCGGACCCGGGGCCTGCTCAGCACCCAGCTCGGTGAGTTGCTGGTGCAGTTGGAGG